One Pygocentrus nattereri isolate fPygNat1 chromosome 12, fPygNat1.pri, whole genome shotgun sequence DNA window includes the following coding sequences:
- the LOC108434665 gene encoding helix-loop-helix protein 2-like: MMLSPDQSEPDLPWSQSDAETVLGDIKASCLSDEAAEGEGKAKPLAPQALTREEKRRRRRATAKYRSAHATRERIRVEAFNVAFGELRKLLPTLPPDKKLSKIEILRLAICYISYLNHVLDV; the protein is encoded by the coding sequence ATGATGCTGAGCCCGGACCAGAGCGAGCCGGACCTGCCCTGGAGTCAGTCGGACGCCGAGACGGTGCTCGGGGACATCAAGGCGAGCTGCCTCTCGGACGAGGCGGCGGAGGGAGAGGGCAAGGCCAAGCCGCTGGCCCCTCAGGCGCTCACCCGGGAGGAGaagcggcggcggcggcgcgCCACGGCCAAGTACCGGTCGGCGCACGCTACGCGCGAGCGTATCCGCGTGGAGGCCTTCAACGTGGCCTTCGGCGAGCTGAGGAAGCTGCTGCCCACCCTGCCCCCCGACAAGAAGCTGTCCAAAATCGAGATCCTGAGACTGGCCATCTGCTACATCTCCTACCTGAACCACGTCCTGGACGTTTAG